One Panicum virgatum strain AP13 chromosome 3N, P.virgatum_v5, whole genome shotgun sequence DNA segment encodes these proteins:
- the LOC120663445 gene encoding 40S ribosomal protein S16-like: MATVLTRPAAGTVQCFGRKKTAVAVAYTKPGRGLIKVNGVPIELIRPEILRLKAFEPIMLAGRSRFKDIDMRIRVRGGGKTSQIYAIRQAVAKGLVAYFQKYVDEAAKKEVKDIFSRYDRTLLVADPRRCEPKKFGGRGARARFQKSYR, from the coding sequence ATGGCTACCGTGCTCACCCGCCCGGCCGCGGGCACCGTCCAGTGCTTCGGCCGCAAGAAgacggccgtggccgtggcctaCACCAAGCCCGGGCGCGGGCTGATCAAGGTGAACGGTGTCCCCATCGAGCTGATCCGCCCGGAGATCCTCCGCCTCAAGGCCTTCGAGCCCATCATGCTCGCCGGCCGCTCCCGGTTCAAGGACATCGACATGAGGATCCGCGTCCGCGGCGGAGGCAAGACGTCGCAGATCTACGCCATCCGCCAGGCCGTCGCTAAGGGTCTCGTCGCCTACTTCCAGAAGTACGTCGATGAGGCCGCCAAGAAGGAGGTCAAGGACATCTTCAGCCGCTACGACCGCAccctcctcgtcgccgacccCAGGCGCTGCGAGCCCAAGAAGTTCGGTGGTCGCGGTGCCCGCGCCAGGTTCCAAAAGTCGTACCGTTGA
- the LOC120663446 gene encoding probable arabinosyltransferase ARAD1 gives MAPCGRTLLLPLAAATVLVASTVLVASTIFLFAAAGARWRPADTGLPVPPHAVSAAAAPVTAGASSNTTGARKELSFLDENGGPDDPGAGAARCDPRAAAVRVFMYDLPPEFHFGFLGWSPPSPDSVWLDLTNDAAAPPPRYPGGLNQQHSVAYWLTLDLLSSSSAPCGAAVRVADSRDADLVFVPFFASLSYNRHSRPVLPEKVSRDKVLQEKLVRYLSARPEWRRYGGADHVIVAHHPNSLLHARAALSSAVFVLSDFGRYHPRVASLEKDVIAPYKHMAKTFVNDSAGFEHRPTLLYFRGAIYRKEGGSIRQELYYMLKDEKDVYFSFGSVQDHGASKASQGMHSSKFCLNIAGDTPSSNRLFDAIVSHCVPVIISDDIELPYEDVLDYSKFSIFVRSSDAVKKGYLMSLISGVSKQQWTRMWNRIKEVDKHFEYQYPSQKDDAVQMIWHALARRVPAIQLKVHRSSRFSRSDRGK, from the exons ATGGCGCCCTGCGGCCGCacgctcctcctcccgctcgccgccgccaccgtcctcgtCGCCTCCACCGTCCTCGTCGCCTCCACTATCTtcctcttcgccgccgccggcgctcgctGGCGCCCCGCCGACACCGGCCTCCCCGTGCCGCCCCACGCcgtctccgccgcggccgcccccgtgaccgccggcgcctcctccaaCACCACCGGCGCCCGCAAAGAGCTCTCCTTTCTTGACGAGAACGGCGGCCCCGACGACCCGGGCGCCGGTGCGGCGCGATGCGacccgcgcgctgccgccgtcaGGGTCTTCATGTACGACCTGCCGCCCGAGTTCCACTTCGGCTTCCTCGGCTGGTCGCCGCCCTCCCCCGACTCCGTCTGGCTGGACCTCACCAACGACgccgctgcaccgccgccgcggtacCCCGGGGGTCTCAACCAGCAGCACAGCGTCGCGTACTGGCTCACACTCGACCTCCTCTCCTCGTCCTCGGCGCcctgcggcgccgccgtgcgtgTCGCCGACTCGCGCGACGCCGACCTCGTCTTCGTCCCCTTCTTCGCCTCCCTCAGCTACAACCGCCACTCCAGGCCCGTGCTGCCGGAGAAGGTCAGCAGGGACAAGGTCCTGCAGGAGAAGCTCGTCAGGTACCTCAGCGCGCGGCCGGAGTGGAGGAGGTACGGTGGCGCTGACCACGTCATCGTCGCGCACCACCCCAACAGCTTGCTGCACGCCcgggcggcgctgtcgtcgGCGGTCTTTGTGCTGTCGGACTTCGGGAGGTACCACCCCAGGGTGGCCAGCTTGGAGAAGGATGTCATTGCGCCATACAAACACATGGCCAAGACGTTCGTCAATGACTCGGCTGGGTTTGAGCACCGACCAACATTGCTCTACTTCAGGGGAGCGATTTACAGGAAGGAG GGTGGGAGCATTCGACAGGAGCTATATTATATGCTCAAAGACGAAAAAGATGTTTATTTTTCCTTTGGAAGTGTCCAGGACCATGGGGCTAGCAAAGCCAGCCAAGGAATGCACTCATCAAAATTTTGCTTAAACATTGCTGGGGACACCCCTTCTTCCAATCGTCTGTTTGATGCGATAGTGAGCCACTGTGTCCCTGTTATCATCAGTGACGACATTGAGCTACCTTACGAGGATGTGTTGGATTATTCAAAGTTCTCCATCTTTGTCCGATCATCTGATGCTGTCAAAAAGGGTTACCTGATGAGTTTGATTAGTGGTGTGAGCAAGCAACAATGGACAaggatgtggaataggatcaaAGAGGTGGATAAACATTTTGAGTATCAGTATCCATCCCAGAAGGATGATGCAGTCCAGATGATCTGGCACGCACTGGCTAGAAGGGTGCCAGCAATTCAGCTGAAGGTGCATAGATCTAGTAGATTTTCAAGATCTGACAgaggaaaataa
- the LOC120663443 gene encoding disease resistance protein RGA2-like: MEAAVVSGILKVVDSKLAPLLIKEYISIVGVRKHLEELNDQIREINCWLERVGDEVARNDPALNWLKKLKDIAYGVDDIVDEFQLEAERHDAHDVGGVVSNYLYAKPKSLILQCKATNKLKAVKKRFDEIVKQRTEFSTIANSLLASHPARDMNHNTVNMMSLPTVDVASVLGRDREKNQIISKLVETNDQQRIKTISIIGLGGSGKTTLAQLVFNDCSIIEKHFEVRLWVHVSQEFDVEKLVKKLFEAFADNNPGQHALPYMSKTISDKLIGKRFLLVLDDVWTESQILWEQFIVYLKVGAYGSRILLTTRSRKVAEVEGSAYQFDLPFLSPNDSWKLFQ, from the coding sequence ATGGAAGCTGCCGTAGTATCTGGAATATTGAAGGTTGTCGACAGCAAGCTAGCTCCATTGCTAATCAAGGAGTACATCTCGATAGTTGGTGTCCGAAAGCATCTCGAGGAGCTAAACGATCAAATTCGGGAGATTAACTGTTGGTTGGAAAGAGTAGGAGATGAAGTTGCGCGAAATGATCCAGCACTTAATTGGCTTAAAAAGTTGAAAGATATAGCTTATggtgttgatgatattgttgatGAGTTTCAGCTGGAGGCCGAGAGGCATGATGCCCACGATGTTGGTGGTGTTGTGTCCAACTACTTGTATGCAAAACCAAAATCTCTTATACTTCAATGCAAGGCAACCAACAAGCTCAAGGCAGTCAAAAAGAGATTTGATGAAATTGTGAAGCAAAGAACTGAATTCAGTACAATAGCAAACAGCTTACTAGCGAGTCATCCTGCTCGTGATATGAATCATAATACTGTGAACATGATGTCACTGCCTACTGTAGATGTTGCATCAGTGCTCGGAAGAGACCGAGagaagaatcaaataatatcTAAACTGGTAGAGACTAATGACCAACAAAGAATCAAGACTATTTCCATCATCGGGCTTGGTGGCTCTGGAAAAACTACATTAGCTCAGCTGGTTTTTAATGATTGTAGCATTATAGAGAAGCATTTTGAAGTCAGACTATGGGTTCATGTGTCACAAGAATTTGATGTTGAAAAGCTTGTCAAGAAACTGTTTGAAGCTTTTGCTGATAACAATCCCGGACAGCATGCACTGCCGTATATGAGCAAAACAATCTCAGACAAGTTGATTGGAAAGAGGTTTCTGCTTGTATTGGATGATGTTTGGACTGAGTCCCAAATCCTATGGGAACAATTCATAGTATATCTGAAGGTTGGCGCATATGGGAGCAGAATTTTACTCACTACCCGCAGTAGAAAAGTTGCAGAAGTAGAAGGATCAGCATATCAATTTGACTTGCCATTTTTATCTCCAAATGACAGCTGGAAACTATTTCAATAA